One Archangium violaceum genomic window, GGCCTCATCCCAAGGAGTACCACCAGGAGATCTTCGACCGGCTGGAGGATGCGCTTGGGATTTGTCGGAACCAGGCTGAGTGTCGAGACCGGCTTGTGAGAGCGCTCGATGAACTCGCAGGGGAAGTCTGTACGCCAGGCTCCAAGCTCAACAAGCTCGCCACGAGAAAGCCATGAGCACGGGGATGAGATACTACAGAATACACGATGACATGTACTTTCCAGGGCGTTGGCACCTGAAAACGCCTGTCGATGGAGAGGGTGAGAGTATCAACCCCTGGCTGTTCAAGGAGGGGAAAGTCGTCGATATCAAGGGGCCTATTCGCATTGCCGTGAAGCAGACGGGTGTTGCCCTCCGGTTTACTCAGTCCCTGGGAGTCCCTGTCGTTCACCGCCGGGTCGTCTCTCTCTTCAATCGCCTGGGGATTCAGAATGAGGTGCAATTCATCCCTGTCGATGTGGAGGGACAGGCGGAGCCCTGGTTCATCCTCAATGCCCTTCAAGTCATCCGGTGCATCGACGAAGCTCGATGCGAGGAGGTGGGCTATTGGCGTCCCGAGGACGAGCGCCCGGACAAGGTGGGTCAATACAAGAAGGTCGTGGGGCTGAAGGTGGACCCGGCGAAGATAGGGGTGGCCCACATCTTCCGCCCTTGGGGCTGGCTGGTGGTCCTCATCGTCTCCGAGCAGGTCAAACTGGCCATGGAGGTGGAGGGCATCACAGGCACCGATTTCGTCGAGGTCTGAGTCTCCGAGGAAAGTGTCAAAGAACTCGTGCCGACACCTCACTCCCTACGAGTCGTCCAACACCACGTCCTGCCTCCGTGCCGCCCGTGCCGTCACGCCCTGCCCCCCCTTGGAGTTCAGGGCATCATGGAGCGCGGCAAGGGCTCCGGCTTCTTCACGGGGATGAAGCACTTGCCCTGGTACTCGGCCGTGTTTCGCGGACAGGGCGCATCCCGCTTGTGTTGGATCCAGCAGCCCCCCCGGATTTCCGTCTCCGTCCCTTCGAGACACGGCGGCTTGCGCTGTTCCTTGAAAGGCGTCTGCGGCATCGGATAGGCAATGACCGCCAGGGAGAGGTCCTGTCCATCCGCGAAGATCGGAGACTCGCCGGGTGCCTCATCCGTCCGCAGGGGCTCGGGTTCGCGAGGCCAGGGTAACGAAGAGCAGACACCGAGGCCCACCGCGAGCACGGCGATCCCAGCGGCGGTGAGCCACATCCTGGAAGGCCCCTTCCGGCGCACGCGCGAGTCCCTGGGCTCCAGGCGCAGCACAGGCCCGCTGGCGAGGTGGGCGTCTACCTCGTCATCATCATCCTCCACGCGCTTGAACGCGGCCGTCATCATGACCAGGAGGTTGGTCAGTTCCGACGTGCGCACCGAGGCGGGCGCCTGCTCCACGTCCACCGTCACCGAGTTCCGCTCCGGCGCGTAGAGGAGACGCATCCGGCAGGCCCCCGCGGGTTGCCACTCCACGTCATTCCTCGGAATGAGCGTCAGGGCCGGGGTGCCCGTGGCCACGTTCCGCGCTTCGTGGAGGCGCCCCAGGCGGGAATCCACCTCGTAGCACCTGCCCAGTTCGAAGGGCCCCAGTCCGCCGTCCTTCCCGCTCTTCTCGTCCGCCATGGTGAGCTCCTCCGTGGAGACTCAAAGGGGAGCGGATTGGACCCGTCAAGTCAAGGAGGGCCAGGAGCCCTCTGCGGTCTGTTCGAAGGTGTTCCCCCTCCGGACCGCAGACCGGGTGTCCAGACCGGTAGAGGGCGAGCCCAAGAAGGAGCCAAAGGACTCGTAAGGACTCGTACGGACATTTCGTCCCTACGATTCGTCTGACACCCTGCCTGGACACTCACCGGGTGATGGCTCAGCGGACCTCCAGTTCCTTGAAGACGACCCCGTCCAGTTCCAGGCGGCGCACCGCGTCCACCAGGCGCTCGTTGGCGATGATGAGCGTCGAGGCCTCGGTCAGCCGGAAGATGTCCACGTGCTGTGGCAGTGAGGCTGCGTCGAGGCAATACGGGTCTGGGAGGCTGTAGCCCATGGCGACACCACAGGTGGGGCACGGAGGATTCGGGGGCGGCAGGCAGTCCTGATGGAATCGCCCATGGCTTTCGAGCTGGATGTCCCTCAACTCGGGAGCGTGTTTGGTGCGGAACCGCACCTGGGTGGGGCAGCCGGTCAGGCCACGCACGCCCGTACTCTGCAAGCGCTCCAGGGCCTCGCGCCGCATGCAGAGGGACCAGGGGTTCTGCATGATGAGCTGGCCGAAGTAGCCCAGACCTGTTCCCTGGAGAGGGCCGAACGCTGCTCCCGATTCCAGTACAGCGTAGGGAGGCGCGAATGGGCGCACGAGCTCGCGCCGCCGGATGAACTCCGCGCGCGGAACAGGCCAGGAGTCCAGGAGCTTCTCCTGGTCCTCGGGCGGCAGACCCGACAGGTCCACGCACGGGTATTGAGCCGATGTCCCTCCCTCTGGCTGCAAACCACAGACAGGACAGGGTTCCACACCGGGCAGACTCCACTTATGGGAAGCGTTCAGGTTGCCCGTGTAGCGTGGCGAAGGGTCTCTATCCAACTCGTAGAATCTCATGCGGCCGGGTTTCGAACCCGAAGGTCAAGGAGCGAGAACCTGGGGTCCGGGTGCGGGCACTGGAGCGTAGTACGACCTGAGGGGACCGGCGATGTCGAAGCGCAGGGCCAATTCGAAGGCCTTGCGGATCAGGACCTCCTTCGGCACGACTCCGGGACTGCTCCTCATGACCTGCCGCCACGCGGCGTTCCACGTACCTCCATTGGCGCCGCGGTGAATGCGCAGGTGTACTTGTTCCGGGATGAGCATCGTCCACTCGTGGATGTTGATGCCACTGCGGTTGAGCCATGTCCTGAACTCCTGCGCCTGGGGGAAGAGGTGGTGCTTGATCAGCGTGCCTTCGAGCCGCGGAAAGGCGGGGAGGAAGCCCTGGCGGTAGCGGAAGTGGAAGGTCATCCGGGGCCGAGCGTCCTCCCGAAGCCCCGCGCGCCTCCAGTTGCGCTGAGTGCTGGGGGCGCGAAAAGGAGGGCGAGGGAGTCGAGCCAGCTCCGCACCATGCGACAGGGGCCCTTGCGTGAGCGCCTCCGGGTCCACGTCCTCGCAGTCGAAGACTGCACACTCGCCCTCGTCACAGGCGAGCACGACGCACCGGTCGGCATCCGCATCGTCGCAGATGTTGGTGTCGTTGGGCTCGGTTGCCTCCCAGATGGGTGGGGTGGCGCACGCGGCCAGCAGCAGCGCGGAGAGGAACAGCGGCAGCAGAGAACGAGGCCGGACGGTTCGGGTCATGGGCGCCCCGAGGCGAGGTGTGCAACAGCAGGATGACATGGCGAGCAGGGAAGCACCCGAACCTCTGCACCAGGAGAGTTCACCTTGGCTTGTCCCTCCGGGGAGAGTGCATGGCCACGGTCACGGAACGCGACATCCTTCAGCAGATGGGCGTACACGAGGAGGCCGGAGTCTACGTCCTCGGGTGCTTCGAGCGGCGCATCACCCTCTACACGCTGCAGGTTCGCGAGCCGCGGAAGGTGTCAAAGGACTCGTTGAGCTGTATCCGCTCGGCGGAGCGGTGCAGAGGGAAGGCGAGGATGTGATAACGGGCCGCGCCGCCCACCCTGTCCGGGAGGGGCAGCGCACAGGTCGCCGCAGGAGCGGTTGAGGGAGGCTGCGCGGCAGCCTCGTGCGCTACCTTCCACATGGGTGGCAGCAGCGCCTCAAGCCGATGCTGGGGCCAGCCGCGGGCGTGCGTCTCCAGCACGTCGGCCAGGAATGCCCACGGCTCGACTCCGGCCAGCACGTACGAGGCCATCAGCGTGTACACGCAGGCGGCGCGCTCGGCGGAGCGGTGCGGAGGGATGGTGAGGATGTGAGTAAGCGCTCGGCGGACCACACCTTCCGAGAGAAGGGAGGGCCGTGCAGCGTTGCAAACCAGGAGGTGTGGACATGGGACGCAACACGGCAGAAGTGGAAGCAACACTGGCGAGGGCAGCGGCGAGCAGCTACTGGTCGGAGTCCGAAGCACGGGCGGTACTCGAAGCGTATGAGGAGAGCGGGTTGTCGGTGGCGGAGTTCGCCCGCCGGAATGGGCTTGGGCCGCAGGCGCTTAGGTGGTGGAAGAAGCGGAGTTACGGAGCAACCTACGGCATGCAGTCAACCAGTCGGCCATGGCTGCAACCTTCGCAGCAGCCCGGCCCGGTCCAATATCTCGTGGACGCGAGCGGCCAGTGTGACGTGCTCCGGGTTGGAGGCGGTGAACCTCTCGGAGGTGAGGATGACGAGAGTGCCCTTGTCCTCCACGGGTTCGATGCGCACAGGAACTGGCAGTGGAGGCACCGTGCCTCGCAGCCGCGAGAAGTACATCACCCAGCCCACGAAGGTGCCTGCGTACGGAAAACCCTTCACCACCATTTGTCGGTGCGCGTTGCTCGTAACCACGCCCCACTCCGGGTCCCAGGCCAGGGCCATGGCGCGCAGCACCTGGGTCATCACGGGAGTGGTCAGGATCCGTTCCCCGACAGGGCCTTCATCGAAGGGCTCGAGCAAGCAGTTGGATTGAAGCAAGGTTTCAGTTGAACCGCACGACGCTCCGGCGGAGGAGGTTTCCTCCTGGCTGTCGCCCGTCCACAGCCGGAACCTGAAGCCATCACCGCGCTGGTGTTCCTCCTGTGCGAACAGCGCCTGGAAGCTCGCGGCATTTGGAGTGAACTGGCATTGGCGTGCCTTCTCAAAGGAGTCATCCGGTTGATACCAGCGGCTCCATGCTGGATCGCATTGGCTCAGGAGATGGAAGAAATGCTCCGCGCGTTGTGCGCAAGCCGCGACCGATTCGGGCCGGGCGAGCCAGTAGGAGCCAGCGTAGTAGGTTTCCATCATTGAACGGCCACTCCTCAATAATATGGAGCCGGGGGAATCTGGATGACCTCGATTGGGAGGCCTTCCTTCCTCCTGCCGCACGGAGCTCGTCGAACGTGGTGGCCCGATCCACCTCCTTCATCAGAACCAGCCACCCATCCATCAGACGCCACACCGTGTCCCAGCCCAGGTACGCCATGGCCCCCAGTGTCAGCAGCGCGGCCACGCCCTTGCTCACGGGCTCGGGCATCGCCAGCAAAATCGCATACACAGTCAGGCCCCCGACGACCGTGGCGAGCACCGCCTGGGGGCTCACCAATCGCGCGAGCTCTTCCTTCATGGCCCCCAGCACCTTGTTCTGGGCAATCGCCATGGCCAGAGCGTACCTTGCATCACCCTCCAGAATGGGCCTGTCCACCAGCAGGCGCAGACAATCCCCGGGTCCCCACGTGCGCTCACACCACAGCAGGTAGCGGCGCTTCAACTCCTCGTCTTCTGGCAACAGGCGAAGGTTCTGGTGGCTCCCCGGCTCCGTGGGCAGGAGCCGCGGGTTGCTCGCCTCGTACCGGAACCAGCCGCTTCGTTCGGGCACTCCGAACAACTGGCGGGCGTATTCCAGGGGACGTTCCACCGGAGGCACGGAGGGAGCATATTCTGCGGCGGCCTCCTTGAGCTCTTCATGGCTCACCTCCACCGGCTCCACGTCTTGGCGCGGGACGTGGACGATGGGCGTGCCCTGGCCCGTGTCCAGGCGGACTGCCTTCGTTGTGGCGCTGCATCCAACGAGGAACGAGGCCAGTAACAGAATCGCCTGGCGTGGCATGTAAAGCCTCCTGGCCGTGGCCCCGCTCTCCGGGTGCACAAACAGGAATTACAGGGCGGCCATGGCATGCCCGTCAATACGGGGGCTTCTCCCTGCACGCCAACACGCCGGGGGCGGGACGCTCACCCGGGCTTCGTCGCGTCCCCGCGCTTCCCGCCGGGGATGAACAGCCAGGAGCACACGCCACCCACCACGCACAGCGAGGCGGAGATCCACAGCGCGCGATGCACGCCCACGAGGAAGTCCGTCCCGGAGTGGCCCGCCAGCCCGCTCACGCCGGGCAGCAGTGCCACGGCGAGCAGTCCCGCGATGCGCGCCACCGCGTTGTTGAATCCCGAGGCGATGCCCGCCTGGCTCCCGGCGACGCTGTCGAGCACGGTGGCGGTGAGCGGCCCCACGGTGAGCGCCAGCCCGAGCCCCAGTCCCACCGCGCCCGGGAGCACGGAGCCCACGTAGGTGCCCCCGTGCTCGATGCGGGTGAACAGGGCGAGCCCCACCGCGCAGACGAGCGGCCCGACGAGCATGGGCAGGCGCGAGCCCACGCGCTGGGCGAGTCCGCCCACGGAGGGCGATAGCAGGAGCATCAGCGCCGTGATGGGGAGCAGCGAGGCGCCTGCCTCCAGGGGCGAGTAGCCCACCTCCTGCTGGAGCGCGAGCACGACGAAGAAGATGGCCCCGCCGAGCGCCTTTCCAGGGTATCCCCGCCAATGGCTCGAGCCCCCAACACGGGCCTGCCCCGGTTTCGAGCCTCGGCATCCACCTCCTCCCCGCTTGCTCCAGCGCTTCGTCCAGTTGAACCACCGGAACAGCCTTCGTGCTGGCCCCAGCAACTGCGGCAGGCTCGTGAGGCCCGGCCACTCAGCACTCCTCTCCACCAGTCCCTCCTTCACGCCATGGGCCAGTACGTAGCGCAACCGGCCCACCAACCGTCTCCCCGTCGCCGGGTGGACGTCGGGCGGAACAGAGCGCATGTTGAGCCTGGAGGACCGGTGAGCGGGTCAAGCCCAGGGTGGTGCGAGGTGACGGTGTTACGAGCAGGTGCCGAGCGGATGGAGCCTGGCGCGGATTCTTCCGTGTCTTCGAGGGAGGGATAGCGGCATGGCACTCAATACGGGCTATGCCTACCGGGAACAGCTGGGCGCCCGGGCACGGGGAGCGAGCACGCTCTCCTATCTGGTCGACACCTACCGGCACTCTCCAGAGGCGGTGTGGCGGGAGCGGTTCGCGCGGGGCGAGGTCCTGTTGGAT contains:
- a CDS encoding imm11 family protein, which produces MSTGMRYYRIHDDMYFPGRWHLKTPVDGEGESINPWLFKEGKVVDIKGPIRIAVKQTGVALRFTQSLGVPVVHRRVVSLFNRLGIQNEVQFIPVDVEGQAEPWFILNALQVIRCIDEARCEEVGYWRPEDERPDKVGQYKKVVGLKVDPAKIGVAHIFRPWGWLVVLIVSEQVKLAMEVEGITGTDFVEV
- the sitI6 gene encoding SitI6 family double-CXXCG motif immunity protein; its protein translation is MRFYELDRDPSPRYTGNLNASHKWSLPGVEPCPVCGLQPEGGTSAQYPCVDLSGLPPEDQEKLLDSWPVPRAEFIRRRELVRPFAPPYAVLESGAAFGPLQGTGLGYFGQLIMQNPWSLCMRREALERLQSTGVRGLTGCPTQVRFRTKHAPELRDIQLESHGRFHQDCLPPPNPPCPTCGVAMGYSLPDPYCLDAASLPQHVDIFRLTEASTLIIANERLVDAVRRLELDGVVFKELEVR
- the sitA6 gene encoding SitA6 family polymorphic toxin lipoprotein encodes the protein MTRTVRPRSLLPLFLSALLLAACATPPIWEATEPNDTNICDDADADRCVVLACDEGECAVFDCEDVDPEALTQGPLSHGAELARLPRPPFRAPSTQRNWRRAGLREDARPRMTFHFRYRQGFLPAFPRLEGTLIKHHLFPQAQEFRTWLNRSGINIHEWTMLIPEQVHLRIHRGANGGTWNAAWRQVMRSSPGVVPKEVLIRKAFELALRFDIAGPLRSYYAPVPAPGPQVLAP
- a CDS encoding transposase domain-containing protein encodes the protein MVRRALTHILTIPPHRSAERAACVYTLMASYVLAGVEPWAFLADVLETHARGWPQHRLEALLPPMWKVAHEAAAQPPSTAPAATCALPLPDRVGGAARYHILAFPLHRSAERIQLNESFDTFRGSRTCSV
- a CDS encoding immunity 52 family protein gives rise to the protein MMETYYAGSYWLARPESVAACAQRAEHFFHLLSQCDPAWSRWYQPDDSFEKARQCQFTPNAASFQALFAQEEHQRGDGFRFRLWTGDSQEETSSAGASCGSTETLLQSNCLLEPFDEGPVGERILTTPVMTQVLRAMALAWDPEWGVVTSNAHRQMVVKGFPYAGTFVGWVMYFSRLRGTVPPLPVPVRIEPVEDKGTLVILTSERFTASNPEHVTLAARVHEILDRAGLLRRLQPWPTG
- a CDS encoding MFS transporter, whose amino-acid sequence is MRSVPPDVHPATGRRLVGRLRYVLAHGVKEGLVERSAEWPGLTSLPQLLGPARRLFRWFNWTKRWSKRGGGGCRGSKPGQARVGGSSHWRGYPGKALGGAIFFVVLALQQEVGYSPLEAGASLLPITALMLLLSPSVGGLAQRVGSRLPMLVGPLVCAVGLALFTRIEHGGTYVGSVLPGAVGLGLGLALTVGPLTATVLDSVAGSQAGIASGFNNAVARIAGLLAVALLPGVSGLAGHSGTDFLVGVHRALWISASLCVVGGVCSWLFIPGGKRGDATKPG